Part of the Nicotiana sylvestris chromosome 5, ASM39365v2, whole genome shotgun sequence genome is shown below.
CAGATTCAAATTTCCCAATCATCTCCGCCTGAACTTTGACGTTGTCATGAGTCAAGCTGAGTTGGACCGCAAAGGCAGGGACCTTAGCCGAGATGCTCTTCTCCTCTAAAACTcgagcctgcacctgagcccttagcttCTCGCAAGCAACTCTGACGCAATTGACGtcgcccttgaggtactccaaggcgTCCAACTTTTTTTGCAATTGATACGGAAAAAAGGAATTAAccttaaggttagaaaggagcgaAGCACGCACTACagaaagttacctgctccatcaaatagctctcatagtttgagctTCAGTACGCCTCATATTGCCAATGCTACAACTCAATTTCCTTCTCATTGCTAAGGAACCTAAGAGATTCGCCCTCACCCAAAATTTTTTGAAGCTTGGCCCCTTGATGGAACAGCTCAGACCTAAGCCCATCACAGGCATGCATGAGGAAGATTCAATAAAAGGAGGAGGACATGGGATACATGGAAACTATACATAAAACTCACCAGAAAGTGAAGCCGATGAACTTCCTTGAAATCGGAACACACTCTTGTCGATCCTGCCCCTGAGGCCCCAGAAGAATTGACCCCGGGCACGGCATATTCGCTCAAAGGAACCACCGATCGGGAATCAGGCACTCCGGGAGCAGCAGACTCGGGAGACGCCCTTTCCTCAGAAATGTGAGCCCGACCAGCGCCACTTAATGCTCCGTCACACCATAGGTGCTAATCTCTCTTGTCGCCATCGCCCCTCGGCCCGAAAGCTAAAGACTTTTTCCCCTCTTCGGAAGAACATTGCCCCGTCCCAGGGAACCGCCCGATATCTGTAAACGGCACAAATGGAAAGGGAAGGGGCTACCTCGGGTATACAAAGGCAAGACAAAGGAAGCAAACACACATACCTTGGTATTGCGCTCCCCATCCGGTATGAAGTACAGCTCGTCGCAGGAtgaatgggtcaccagcctccggACCCAGTCGGGCAGGTCATAGACCTCACATGACATCCAcgaagttgctgcaacaagggaAACAACATTATTACTCAGCCGATTTTTGCTATATGCGGAATCTGAAAAAGCGCCAAACGCCtcactcacgtgcataattcgacccttcgggaaatggcaaaaactccacagggataatatCGGTCATCCGGACCCGAtaaaccaactggcccactctTGATCCCCGCCGTCCTTATCATCAACAATGAAGGGTGTCGACGAATGACACCTCagagttagcaggcctcgatgatgaaaagGCCGATACAGCCTGATAAGGTGGTCAATCATGAATTTAAGCCCGGACTTCTCCACGAAGAATCTCATCATCAGTGCAGTTTGCTAAAAAGACGGATGAATCTATGCCGGGGTAACCTGATACTTCAAgaaaaaatcaagcacaaccctatcagaGAGGCCAAATGTGAAAGGGTATAGGTACACATTCAAGAACCCATTAGTGGAGTTTGTGATGCCCTCATCTGGGGAAAGCGCCTGCAGTGTTACCCCCTCGCTCCAGCCGCAGTACCTCCTCGCCATCTCTaggtgttcctctcttatcaaggaCGTCATCTCCAGAACAAAATCCTTCGGTTCCTGAGCACCAGGAGCTGCGCCCCCCGTCGGCTGCTGGATCGACCCCGAAGTGGTTCCCATGACTATGGCGAAACTAACATGTCAAGGCAAGGGCGCGCACCAACACTTTTTGTGCCTAAAGAGATGAAGTATCCCGCGCCAAAGTAGAAAGGCAGCTATCTAAAAGTAGTGAAGTCTTGCCAAGGAGCTAAAGCCGCCCtacatatatgcgagaagcaACGACGATTCGCCTGCCCGAGGCAAGCCCCAGAAATCCAACAACCTCGATACAGATCAATCAGTCGATACTCGATCCAGAAAGCATCCTCCAACGAGGAGTCAAGATTCAAGGGGTCATTCGTATTATCTCCATGTTTGGGGCAACACTCTACGTCAAGAACCCCCGGCCCAAAGAAGTTGAGCCTCGGTGAGCTTTAAATGCCGACACTCGACGCAAGGAAAGCAAGCCAATGGAATAATTGAGATAGAAAAAACAAAGCCAAGGCaccccccatttataggggattaCGACATGGTCATCTATGCTTTGGAAGACTGATCGACAGGCACGGTTAATGCATCTATGAAAAACTGAACTGATAGCGGTACCTGTACCTTGGGAAGCAAAAATCAAGGAGTGCAATGAATGAGGTCGAAAAGCACGATCCAGGGGTCACATCATTGATATGGCGTCGCCgaaagaagctcgaggagtcaagtgttagaatcatttcccatcactttgatatgggaaacgcggagactatctgtacgcggCGAAATCAAAAaacttaatttctcgctatcgAGACATTTCAGTAGCATGCCTCGGGGCCTCGAGGATAGGAGGTCACGACCGAATTCCCTACCTCGGGACTCATCGAAGCCCGACTCAGAGAAAACGAATAACGAAGCCAGGATAGAAGGGGAAGCCCTCTAGGCACATGGCTACGTCTAACAGGCCTGGCCTATCTAGAGCCTATGATGAAGCATCGTGTCAAGCCATACCATcaccatactttgtaattaatcccCATATACTTGTAGCTGagtctcccctcctatataaaggggactcgccCCACCTTGTAAGGGGCAGATAGAGCTCCAATTATCCAACTCAAGTACAATAATATcttctcactctctctctcttctctaaaTTACTTATTCCCCTTGGCTCAAAGTCATTTATCATCGGTCATTCTTCTTATCACTTGGTATTGGCCCGAGGCCGCCCCCGTATTCATTACCTcttaacttgttcttcattcCATTGCTTAATATTGGCCTAAAGAGCCCTATTTTATTATAcctttaactgttatcccatccccggctATCCCCGATAGTTCGAGATTGATACCAACGTCGGACCTGAGGTCTCATCGACCATCTCTGCATTCGGGCAACAggcccctttggtttgattactgcctcattttagctcgcattttatcATTACACTTCGCGctcttagcattaactgctttaacaactagcttgggagtagatcacgtatttttagaatcccatttacaaatttaattgttgttaccattttcatggtaaacacatTTCTTCGAACGTTGATATTGACCGTGCCGGTAGTTGGAATACCATGTCAGCGCTCCCCCTATCAGGGTTTCACCGAACTTTTTTAGCAGCACCAATGCCACCTATTCTTTTGACagatcgttgccttttactgcagTGACATAGTGGATTATGTGATCTTCCTGGTTCGTGGtaccatcatatattttcaagtatggcgGCGTTTTAAATCTTAATGCAGGCAAGGAAACATCGTTTTTCAATTATTACTTGCTGGGTCGGAGCGTAGATTTGAAGATTTTTGGAATAGAGTGGGGGGTTGCCCCTTCACTGTATGGTTGCTCGACGAATCAGCCTACGTCACGTTTTGGTAGCAACTTTGGAGCGCCCGGTATTTTATCAACCCTTTCTTGATGCCCCTTTATCTAATGACGGAGcattttgttctcattttccatttattccattttctttaagatggttGCAAGTGCATCGTTACCTGCATCAATGACAGTATGAGTGTTACCTGTGCGTGGAGTTTCAAGCTTATCAGTGATAGTTGCGGTTTCTGCATGTATTGTGCCTCTAATATCCCTTTGAACGGGTTTGTTGAGTATGTTTCTCAAGGTGTTTGTCAACCACTCTTCTAATAGCCTTTTCATAGCCAGTGGTGCTTCTCCTGCTGCAGATGTTGAGGTTTCCCTCTCGCGCAAGACAGTCACACTttcgtgtgtgtgtgtggggggggagTTATCTCCCTCAGGTGTAGCGCTTGGCATTGCGTTTTTATTGTCTTCCCTTCCGGCTTCGTTGATGGAATCCAGAAGGTTGTTCGTAACACCTACTATTGCCTTTAATCTTGCTTCCCCCTTTCCTGCCATTGTTGGTCTTTGCGAGGCTAAGAAGAGGTGATTATCCCTTTCAAGGATCTAAATGAAACTAAAATCTCAGctaaagaaatccccacagatggcaccaaattgtttgactcaaaagatattggaacctttttgaataaatcaattaaagagaatgaaggggtaaatcttagctaagtataataaacTCTAGAACAAAAAGTATAAAAGATGAACACAATGGATAATATTTCTTGATCTTGCAAAAATGAGTGATCGAGCGTTAAGAATGCCAATATTTTATGTAGCAAAGTATTACAGTCAGTGTTCTTAGCTAAAAAAAGCAAAACGCCCCGCTCACAAGGTTTTTTTCTTGCTATGTATAAGGGACAAACCCCTTTTGAACCCTAGAAGACATATCATAGGGAATATTCGAAAGTATATTCCTAGTGCCCCAGGTGGGCCTACACTATGGTAAAATTCATGCATCTTTTGTTCACTATCTGTCGTCCTCCATAGGACATCGAGCTATGAAGATCTCGTCATTTGTCGTAGTCGTCAATAGTCGTGGTcattcaaatttggacccatacagggAGGTTTAGGTTATTGTTGAGAGTTGCAACATTTGTACAGAAGTGTCATGAATGGCATATGGATCAATGTTCCCAAATTGGGAGTAAGCCTCCATTGGTACGCTGTTACATTCTCTACCGAGGAACATAAACGATTTATCATCGCGAAGAAGGCAGCTCTTTTTCAGCCACGACTATGTAGAATCAGAGATCAACCTGTGGTTCCACCAGTTCTCAAATGTCCCCAAATTGTCGTTATAATCATCCATTAATTGATTGCCTAGCTGCACATGAATCATCATATTCCTGGGAAATGCGACTTGGAAAAAAATGGATgtttaaaaaatacaaataagttgtggttatatatatatacacattggGTGAGGTtaaattttcaaatattgaatcaACATTCAACCTTACGTATAAGGTTTGCAGCCAAAACATTCATTGTCCAACCAAATATAATACTTCATCTCAACTTATGCAAgcgatttttttcttcttattttgaaTCAACATTCAGTTTCctgtctaatcacctctccccaatacttcttaggtcgtcctctacctcttctcgacCTCAGTCGATTCAACTTAATCAACATGACCAAATTTCTTTTAAATAGACGCAGACCGGGTCTGCTTATAGAGGGCATGCAAGACCACGACCTCAACaagtggagggactaactgtattggtctaAATTTGGCAACTTGATAACTGCAAATAAACAGGGTCGAGGATGGGGTCAACCACAACATAATAGCGAGAAGCCATCCTCAGAAGGATTATCTCCAAGGACGAGCAGCTGGAGTAATGAAGTAACGGTAGGATAGGTTTAGAAATGGACACAAGGAATATTCCTTTGGATATTCCTTATGTTGTACTTTTAGGGTTTCTTGTgaatatcccttataaataggaagagataaaaAACAAAAAGGGGGATCTTCACCTTTCTTGATAAGAACACATTGTAAAGAGTTGACTAAGAAGAATATACAAATATTGTCTTGTTCACTGACTACTTGGCTCAACATACGTTATTCATTCTATGTTTTCTAGATCCAAAGATTCCTTATCCATCCTCACTTTCCATCATTCCACGTTGCTGTCAGAAGAAAGAATCACCCAACTCATCTAACATTTGGATGATAGATTCCTTCTTATTACATGTATTGCTATTATCTACATTTATTGCATGTTCATGTTATAATATTTATTGATACTCATTGAGTATACATCCGCTATTTAATATTCTCAAACGTTGTTCATCCTGCCAATATCTCCTACCAATAGATCTATaatttattatgtttaactaaGATTCACCTTCAATTTCATCattaattaatttaacaaaaagtTGCCATCTGTGGGGAGGTTTTAgttaaaattttaaattcttCTAGATCATAAAAAAGGAAAGCCATCTTTTCCTCGTTTGCACAAACTAACAATGGCAGGAAAAAGAGATGAAATACAGAAAGCAGTAGTGGGTGTCACTACCAACTTCTTAAACACCATCAACGAGGATGATAGAGAAGACGATGAGAATGTGATGCCAAGTGTTACACCCAAGCAGAGTGATTCACCTCCCCCTCAAGGAAGTGTAATCGCTTCACGCGAAAGGGGAACTTCCATGTCCACAGCTGATGAAACACCATCAACCGTGAAATACTGGAGTAGTGGCTGACAAGTTCTCTAACTAACATACTCGACAAACCCGTTCAAAGGGCGAATAGAAACGTCGCGAAAGCGATACTACAGCGACCACCAACGAACACCCGCTCCCCTAACAGGTAACACTCACACTACTGTTGATGCAGGTAATGATGCACTTGCATCCATTCtaaagaaaatagagaaaatgAAAACGAGAACAAAGCACTCCACGACCAGATGAGAGAACATCAAGAAAGGGTCGATAAGATACCGGGCGCCCCAAAACTGCTACCAAAATGGGATGTCGGCCGATTCTTCGAACAACCATACAGTGAGTACGCAACCCCTCATGCCATAACCAAGACCTTCAAAATTCCACTGTATTTGAAGATATACGACGGTACCATAGACCCCGAAGATCACATCATTCATTACGTCACATCGGTAAAAGGCAATGACCTTTCAAAGGAGCAGGTACCATTAGTGAAACTGAAGAAGTTCGGCAAGACCctaacggggggggggggggagcctTAACCTGGTACTCACAATTACTAGCATGTTCAATAACAACGTTCGAAGAAATGGCCGACAAGTTCATCACCGCCCACGCTAGGGCTAAAAAAGGCGAAGGCCAGGATAAATGATATATTTGCTGTTAGGAAATCACTTGGAGAGGGACTCAGGGACTTCCTTGCTCAGTTTAACAGGGTAAGATTGAGATTACCAAATATATCAGAATGGATGGCGGTGGCAGATTTCCAAAATGGGTTGAACAGGAATGGGTCGAGAGCGACCAAAAAGTTATTAAgcaggctcatgaaataccctcccaccACTTAGGAAGAAATTCACAATGCCTATTGCTCGAGGTGAGAGCAGACGAGGATGACCTTAATGTTCCATCTCATTGGTTAACATCGGTCCAAACAGAGTCGAGGAAAGACCGTCGTAATGTTGGTCGAAGAGATCATTCAGGTCCACGCATCAACCGAGATAGGCATCTACCCTATGTCAGAACAACCATCCCACCATCTCCCCGACATGTGAAAGGGTCGTCCAGGCTGCATACAGGGACTCAGCAAAacaaaagaggtatgcctccactcttatctgctcacaaattttccccttcagaaatagtgtacgcacaAGAGAAGCTTGGCACAAAGGTGAAGTGGACACAAAAAATTAAGTCCGACCCAAGTACCCGAAATTCGAACGTACTCTGTGAATTTCACCAGGAGCGGGGTCACAAAACCGAAGACTACATAGACCTACGGCAAGAAGTAGTGAACATGCTGAACCAAGGGAATCTGAGGGAGCTGATGAGCAACCGAGGACAAGCCAACTTCAACTGCGGACGAGAACAACACCAAGGTCCTCCAAAGCCACCCTCCCCCGCCCGcaccatccaaatgatcatcAACGGAGGCGATGAAGCAACAATCAGCCACGTGAAATTTACCACCCTATATAAACTGAAGTGGTCGATCACCCACGAatggtatgatgacctcgaagacagtatcatcttcgatgaATCAGATACCCATGGTTTGACTTTTCCTCACTTCGATACTCTTGTCATTACTTTACGTATTTCGGAtactgatgtaaaaagaataatggtagacgACAGAAGCGGCATGTGTATTATCTGTCCTCAATTTCTCACACAAATGAGACTCGAGGACAAGATAGTACCACCTTGCATAACACTAATAGGTTTTAACAATGTAGTTGAGCATACCTTAGAGGAGATAAAGCTACCCGTTTTGTCCGTGGGCATCACCCTAAAAACAACATTCCATGTCATGAAGTAGGACACAACTTACAACTCCATggggatattcagcatccgaggaGAACAGCGCACAGCCCAAGAATGCTATCGCATCGCTCAGGATTGTATATACACTTAACCGTTAAAGGGAACAGACTCAGAAGCGTAGCAATTACTATAGTTGGGGGCCGAACTCGATGCACAAAAATACATCATCAAGGACCCCGATATCGTGGAAGACATAGGATTATCGATAGAAGACCTTGATCCCGTCCAactagacaacaacaacaacaacaaaagggcTTACATCGGCCATAAATTCTCAGAATCAGGTAAATTTCATAAGTTTTTAATTGACAAAGACGATTTGTTCGCTTtctcccatgcagatatgccagGTATCCCGAAAGACGTTTCCACACACAAGTTGAACATCGATCCACTTTAACCCCCAGTACGGAaagt
Proteins encoded:
- the LOC138869066 gene encoding uncharacterized protein; translated protein: MDGGGRFPKWVEQEWVESDQKVIKQAHEIPSHHLGRNSQCLLLEVRADEDDLNVPSHWLTSVQTESRKDRRNVGRRDHSGPRINRDRHLPYVRTTIPPSPRHVKGSSRLHTGTQQNKRGMPPLLSAHKFSPSEIVYAQEKLGTKVKWTQKIKSDPSTRNSNVLCEFHQERGHKTEDYIDLRQEVVNMLNQGNLRELMSNRGQANFNCGREQHQGPPKPPSPARTIQMIINGGDEATISHVKFTTLYKLKWSITHEWYDDLEDSIIFDESDTHGLTFPHFDTLVITLRISDTDVKRIMVDDRSGMCIICPQFLTQMRLEDKIVPPCITLIGFNNVVEHTLEEIKLPVLSVGITLKTTFHVMK